The following proteins are encoded in a genomic region of Chroogloeocystis siderophila 5.2 s.c.1:
- a CDS encoding ABC transporter substrate-binding protein: MATLLEAKSGKISTLDKLRCSCGRFHASEDHWRFIEGMPQDPADLVADLIAMGQYKPEALKLAEKFTHAELRKTLVLQMLAKAEPEQQRICNDLIRQAGGLEEAFAAAFGPHATEFFDDTLRASRFRRRDFLIKVAATAAIVTLASCAGGNNTNTTQSSGEASTPGNLEKTDLTIGFIPIACATPIVISEPLGFYQKHGLNVTLRKMPNWAAVRESAIAGELDAYHMLSPMPIAVTLGLGSTTFPIQLASIENINGQSIAVALKHRDRIQGPADFKGMTIAVPFPYSMHNLLLRYYLASGGLNPDTDVAIQIVPPPDSVAQMSAGQIDAFLMPDNFGQRAVFEGIGFIHMLTKDLWDGHPCCAFAASQQWIDAHPNTFRAVNKAIIDSAAHANAAENRTEIAKVLSERRYLNQPEPVLQAVMTGNFEDGLGNTLNVPDRIGFDPYPWKSFAKWISSQLVRWDLMPAEKADYPQIAEQIYMTDLARELAIELGQNPPAEETRVENLKFDTFDPANPAAYLEQQSQKFNV, encoded by the coding sequence ATGGCAACTTTATTGGAAGCAAAAAGTGGAAAAATTTCTACTTTAGATAAATTGAGATGTTCTTGTGGTAGATTTCATGCCTCAGAAGATCATTGGAGATTCATTGAAGGAATGCCCCAAGATCCAGCAGATTTGGTTGCCGATTTAATTGCAATGGGGCAATATAAACCTGAGGCACTGAAGCTAGCTGAAAAATTTACTCATGCGGAATTGAGAAAAACTTTAGTTCTACAGATGCTTGCTAAAGCTGAACCAGAACAGCAGCGAATATGTAACGACTTAATCAGACAAGCAGGAGGATTAGAAGAAGCGTTTGCGGCAGCATTTGGACCTCATGCAACAGAGTTTTTTGATGATACTTTGCGGGCGAGTAGATTTCGACGAAGAGACTTTTTAATAAAAGTAGCAGCAACAGCCGCAATTGTGACCTTGGCTAGTTGTGCAGGAGGAAACAACACAAATACCACACAATCATCAGGAGAAGCTAGCACCCCTGGAAACCTTGAAAAAACCGATTTAACAATTGGCTTTATTCCAATTGCGTGTGCAACGCCCATTGTCATTTCAGAACCATTAGGCTTTTATCAAAAACACGGCTTAAATGTCACATTACGGAAAATGCCGAATTGGGCAGCAGTTCGAGAATCGGCGATCGCAGGTGAACTAGATGCCTACCATATGCTTTCGCCGATGCCAATTGCAGTGACTTTAGGTTTAGGTTCTACCACTTTCCCAATTCAACTTGCGAGTATCGAGAATATTAACGGACAATCAATCGCAGTTGCACTGAAGCATCGCGATCGCATTCAAGGTCCTGCGGACTTTAAGGGAATGACGATTGCTGTTCCTTTTCCTTATTCAATGCACAATCTGTTATTACGTTATTACTTAGCATCTGGAGGGTTGAATCCAGATACCGATGTTGCGATTCAAATTGTGCCACCGCCCGACTCTGTAGCGCAGATGTCCGCAGGACAGATTGACGCTTTCTTAATGCCTGACAATTTTGGTCAACGTGCGGTATTTGAAGGCATTGGTTTTATTCATATGTTGACAAAAGATTTATGGGATGGTCATCCTTGCTGTGCTTTTGCCGCTAGTCAACAGTGGATCGATGCACATCCTAACACCTTCCGTGCAGTCAATAAAGCAATTATTGATAGCGCCGCACACGCCAATGCCGCTGAAAATCGCACCGAGATTGCGAAGGTACTTTCAGAACGTCGGTACCTTAATCAGCCTGAACCTGTATTGCAAGCCGTCATGACAGGCAACTTTGAAGATGGATTAGGAAATACTCTCAACGTACCCGATCGCATTGGATTCGACCCATATCCTTGGAAAAGCTTTGCCAAATGGATTTCCTCGCAGTTGGTGCGATGGGATTTGATGCCAGCCGAGAAAGCAGACTATCCCCAGATTGCGGAACAGATTTACATGACCGACTTAGCAAGAGAACTCGCGATCGAATTAGGGCAAAATCCACCTGCTGAAGAAACAAGAGTCGAAAACCTCAAGTTTGACACCTTTGACCCAGCAAATCCGGCAGCTTATTTAGAACAACAAAGCCAAAAATTTAACGTTTGA
- a CDS encoding F0F1 ATP synthase subunit B', with amino-acid sequence MTHSIILLAAETAGKEGGLFDLDATLPLMAIQFLFLVLILNATFYKPLSKAIDERDEYIRKNQLDARERLSKAEQLAAQYEQELATARRQSQQIIADAQAEAEKVAAEKIAAAQREAQAQREQAAQEIEQQKQEALASLEQQVDSLSQQIMEKLLGKQLVGQR; translated from the coding sequence ATGACACATTCAATAATCTTACTCGCAGCAGAAACAGCAGGTAAAGAAGGCGGGCTATTTGATCTTGACGCTACCCTGCCTTTAATGGCTATCCAGTTTCTATTTTTGGTTTTGATTCTGAACGCGACTTTTTACAAGCCACTAAGCAAAGCAATTGATGAACGAGATGAGTATATCCGTAAAAATCAATTGGACGCGCGCGAGCGCTTGTCAAAAGCTGAGCAATTAGCTGCGCAGTACGAGCAAGAACTCGCAACAGCACGCCGACAGTCGCAACAAATTATCGCCGATGCTCAAGCAGAAGCTGAGAAAGTTGCCGCCGAAAAAATAGCAGCAGCACAACGAGAAGCACAAGCACAGAGAGAACAAGCGGCTCAAGAGATCGAACAGCAAAAACAAGAAGCCCTAGCATCGCTAGAGCAGCAAGTTGATTCTCTCAGTCAGCAAATCATGGAAAAACTGCTAGGAAAACAGCTTGTAGGTCAGCGCTAG
- a CDS encoding F0F1 ATP synthase subunit gamma — translation MANLKAIRDRIQSVKNTQKITEAMRLVAAARVRRAQEQVIATRPFADRLAQVLYNLQDRLRFEDVDLPLLKKREVQSVGLLVISGDRGLCGSYNTNVIRRAENRAKELKAEGLDYKYVLVGRKAIQYFQRRDQPIDATYTGLEQIPTAAEASSIADELLSLFLSETVDRIELVYTKFVSLVSSRPVVQTLLPLDAQGLETADDEIFRLTTRGGEFEVERQKVSTTVRSFPRDMLFEQDPVQILDALLPLYLNNQLLRALQESAASELAARMTAMNNASDNASELIDNLTLSYNKARQAAITQEILEVVGGAQALG, via the coding sequence ATGGCTAACTTAAAAGCAATTCGCGATCGCATCCAGTCGGTCAAGAATACTCAAAAAATTACAGAAGCTATGCGTCTCGTGGCGGCGGCGCGGGTACGTCGCGCTCAAGAACAAGTAATAGCAACTCGTCCGTTTGCAGACCGCTTAGCGCAAGTACTTTATAACCTACAAGATCGATTGCGCTTTGAAGACGTCGATTTACCACTATTAAAAAAACGCGAAGTTCAATCGGTAGGACTATTAGTGATCTCAGGCGATCGCGGCTTGTGTGGTTCTTACAATACAAACGTCATCCGCCGTGCAGAAAATCGTGCCAAAGAGCTTAAAGCCGAAGGTTTGGACTATAAATACGTTTTAGTAGGACGCAAAGCGATTCAATATTTTCAACGCCGCGACCAACCAATCGACGCAACCTACACAGGCTTGGAACAAATCCCCACCGCAGCAGAGGCTTCGAGCATTGCTGACGAACTCCTTTCCCTTTTCTTATCGGAAACCGTAGACCGTATTGAGCTAGTCTATACTAAGTTTGTTTCCTTAGTAAGTTCGAGACCAGTCGTACAAACATTACTACCGCTTGATGCTCAAGGCTTAGAAACCGCAGATGACGAAATTTTCCGTTTAACGACGCGTGGTGGCGAATTTGAGGTAGAACGCCAAAAAGTTAGCACAACTGTTCGTAGCTTCCCGCGCGATATGCTCTTTGAGCAAGATCCTGTCCAAATTCTAGATGCTCTTTTGCCTTTATATCTCAACAACCAACTGTTGCGTGCGCTGCAAGAATCAGCAGCTAGTGAACTCGCAGCCAGAATGACTGCAATGAACAACGCCAGCGACAACGCTAGCGAATTAATTGATAATCTCACGCTGTCATACAACAAAGCACGGCAAGCTGCGATTACTCAAGAAATTCTTGAAGTTGTTGGCGGTGCACAAGCACTTGGTTAG
- a CDS encoding acyl-CoA dehydrogenase family protein, translating into MHSDSYIVEDVSIEQTLLRDRTNTDVIAQELQKLIRLELQPKVKDIDEKGEYPRTFLQKLGEIGGFKQTVPMQFGGTGYQGLKFPVQMIEAISQECLNTGFITWCQFACTWYLQNSENEYLLNNVLPKVANAEILAGTGLSNPMKHFAGIEKIALVAQRQAGGCLLNGTLPWVSNIGSGHYFAIAAQLADSDDYLMAIANDDLPGLTLRCNTHFIALEGSNTYSCIFKDVFIPNELILAAPCSEYVERIKAGFVLTQVGMGLGLVASCIELMKEANKRLEHVNCFLDDCVEALENELETLRLHTYILATEISNHQRIRDNKFFKAVVQARATASELALRAAQSAMLHLGAKAYLEGSTVSRKLREAYFVAIVTPALKHLRKILSHMKDISID; encoded by the coding sequence ATGCATTCTGATAGTTATATCGTTGAAGATGTTTCCATTGAGCAGACGCTATTACGCGATCGCACAAATACGGACGTGATCGCGCAGGAACTACAAAAGCTCATTAGGTTAGAATTGCAGCCTAAAGTCAAAGACATCGATGAAAAAGGCGAATACCCTCGAACCTTTCTCCAAAAACTAGGTGAAATTGGTGGATTTAAGCAAACTGTTCCCATGCAGTTTGGCGGTACTGGATATCAAGGGCTAAAGTTTCCAGTACAGATGATTGAGGCAATTTCTCAAGAATGCTTGAACACAGGATTTATTACATGGTGTCAATTTGCTTGTACTTGGTACTTACAAAATAGTGAGAACGAATACTTACTAAATAACGTTTTACCCAAAGTTGCCAATGCAGAGATTTTAGCAGGCACAGGCTTATCGAATCCCATGAAGCATTTTGCTGGAATTGAGAAAATTGCCTTAGTAGCACAGCGACAAGCAGGCGGGTGTTTACTCAATGGTACTTTACCATGGGTGTCAAATATTGGTTCAGGACATTACTTTGCGATCGCGGCTCAACTAGCTGATTCAGACGACTACTTAATGGCGATCGCCAACGATGATTTACCTGGGTTAACTTTACGCTGCAATACTCATTTTATTGCCCTCGAAGGCAGCAATACTTACTCTTGTATTTTCAAAGATGTTTTCATACCTAATGAACTTATATTAGCAGCACCTTGTAGCGAGTATGTAGAGCGAATTAAAGCAGGTTTTGTTCTGACTCAAGTGGGCATGGGTTTAGGATTAGTCGCGAGTTGTATCGAGTTGATGAAAGAAGCCAACAAACGACTAGAACATGTCAATTGCTTTCTCGACGACTGTGTAGAAGCTCTAGAGAATGAACTAGAAACTTTGCGTTTACACACATACATATTGGCAACAGAAATATCCAACCATCAACGTATTCGAGACAATAAGTTCTTCAAAGCAGTTGTTCAAGCGCGTGCTACAGCTTCAGAACTTGCCCTACGTGCTGCACAATCTGCAATGTTACATCTAGGAGCCAAAGCATATTTGGAAGGTAGTACTGTTTCTAGAAAACTGCGTGAAGCCTACTTTGTAGCAATTGTAACTCCAGCACTCAAGCATTTAAGAAAAATACTATCTCATATGAAGGATATTTCTATTGATTGA
- the atpB gene encoding F0F1 ATP synthase subunit A gives MLNILHVVNFAHLAELEVGKHLYWQIGNLKVHGQVFLTSWFVIALLVIVSFAATRNINRIPRGLQNFMEYALEFIRDLAKNQIGEKEYRPWVPFVGTLFLFIFVSNWSGALVPFRLIQLPEGELAAPTSDINTTVALALLTSLAYFYAGFSKKGLGYFGNYVQPVPFMLPFKIIEDFTKPLSLSFRLFGNILADELVVGVLVLLVPLFVPLPVMALGLFTSAIQALIFATLAAAYIGEAIEDHGHGEEHGEHS, from the coding sequence ATGCTGAATATTTTGCACGTCGTCAACTTCGCTCACCTCGCCGAATTAGAAGTAGGTAAACACCTCTACTGGCAAATTGGCAACCTCAAAGTGCACGGTCAGGTCTTTTTGACCTCATGGTTTGTGATTGCTTTGTTAGTAATTGTGTCATTTGCCGCTACAAGAAATATCAACCGAATCCCCCGTGGGCTACAGAACTTCATGGAGTATGCCCTAGAATTCATTCGGGATTTGGCAAAAAATCAAATCGGGGAAAAAGAGTATCGCCCGTGGGTGCCTTTTGTGGGCACTTTATTCTTGTTCATATTTGTGTCAAATTGGTCAGGTGCGCTTGTTCCTTTCCGGCTTATTCAATTACCCGAAGGCGAACTTGCAGCCCCCACCAGTGACATCAATACCACAGTGGCACTAGCTCTGCTGACATCCTTAGCATATTTTTATGCGGGCTTCAGTAAAAAAGGCTTAGGATACTTTGGTAACTACGTGCAGCCTGTACCTTTTATGCTGCCGTTTAAAATTATCGAAGATTTTACTAAGCCCCTTTCCCTGAGCTTCCGATTATTCGGTAACATCCTCGCGGATGAATTAGTTGTGGGAGTGCTGGTTTTACTTGTACCCTTGTTTGTTCCCTTACCAGTAATGGCATTAGGTTTATTTACTAGTGCGATTCAGGCGTTGATCTTTGCTACACTTGCCGCAGCTTACATCGGAGAAGCGATAGAAGATCACGGACATGGTGAAGAACACGGGGAACACTCGTAA
- a CDS encoding OsmC family protein, which translates to MAEMTMTTQVKSPLRPVSKEGLEKLATNAQANPDVVKSLKVKTVCEGQFRNLTYVRDLPAHVIDEPPSLLGQDTAPNPSEAVLACLGSCLSVGIHANAVMRGITLSKLELELEGDINITGVWGIGDLSEKRLGFTDIRVKVDLEGDATREELEELVAHSNYWSPVANTLRLPVNMEVSLV; encoded by the coding sequence ATGGCTGAAATGACGATGACGACACAAGTTAAATCTCCACTGCGCCCAGTTAGTAAGGAGGGTTTGGAGAAGCTAGCAACTAATGCTCAAGCCAATCCAGATGTAGTTAAGTCGCTAAAAGTTAAGACAGTGTGTGAAGGACAGTTTCGTAACCTAACTTATGTACGCGATCTACCTGCTCACGTTATCGATGAACCACCAAGTCTCTTAGGGCAAGATACAGCACCAAACCCCTCTGAAGCCGTATTAGCCTGCTTGGGTTCGTGTCTCTCGGTTGGTATCCACGCGAATGCCGTGATGCGTGGTATTACCCTCTCCAAACTCGAATTGGAACTCGAAGGCGATATTAATATTACAGGTGTATGGGGAATTGGGGACTTGTCTGAAAAGAGGTTGGGATTTACAGATATTCGCGTCAAAGTTGATTTAGAAGGTGATGCAACGCGTGAAGAACTAGAGGAACTCGTTGCGCACTCTAACTATTGGTCGCCTGTTGCTAATACACTACGGCTACCTGTAAACATGGAAGTTTCTCTCGTTTAG
- the atpH gene encoding ATP synthase F1 subunit delta: MKGGAATQIVEPYAQALMSVARNHNLTERFGEDIRALLNILENSEQLRDFLANPFVSVEDKKAVLQRVVGEGINPYLRNFLMLLVDRRRILLLEEICKQFLAILRQLNQTVLAEVVSAVDLTEEQQQAVREKVIAMTNAREVELDTKIDPDLIGGVIIKVGSQVFDASIRGQLRRLSLRLSGSA; the protein is encoded by the coding sequence ATGAAAGGCGGTGCCGCAACCCAAATTGTCGAGCCATATGCTCAGGCTTTAATGTCCGTTGCCCGTAATCATAATCTTACTGAGCGATTCGGCGAGGATATACGCGCTTTACTCAACATTTTAGAGAATTCTGAGCAACTGCGTGATTTCTTGGCAAATCCATTTGTTAGCGTTGAGGACAAAAAAGCCGTATTACAGCGTGTAGTTGGTGAAGGAATCAACCCGTATCTACGGAATTTCCTCATGCTACTGGTAGACCGGAGAAGAATTCTTTTACTAGAAGAGATTTGCAAGCAGTTCTTAGCGATTCTCCGTCAGTTAAATCAAACAGTTTTAGCCGAAGTTGTTTCCGCAGTAGATTTGACAGAGGAACAGCAACAAGCTGTCCGCGAGAAAGTCATCGCTATGACAAATGCGCGAGAAGTCGAACTAGACACTAAAATCGACCCTGATTTAATTGGTGGTGTCATCATTAAAGTAGGCTCTCAAGTATTTGATGCGAGTATCCGTGGTCAACTACGCCGCCTTTCGCTACGTCTTAGCGGTAGTGCCTAA
- the ntrB gene encoding nitrate ABC transporter permease, giving the protein MANTLSQRRKSAPIWLNNNVRAFVLFLILLLLFLGVWELGAQLNIFSQLVPSASQTLQAFWGWVSDPFFDYGPNDKGIGWHVLSSLRRVVTGFLIGSAIAIPLGILIGLSDVVSKAIDPYIQVLKPVSPLAWLPLGLGLLKDSENTALFVIAITSLWPTLINTKFGVSNVDPAVLNVARTLGASRWRAIWKVILPAAAPSIVAGLRISIGIAWLVIVAAEILVGGTGVGYFIWNEWNNLEITSILTAIIVIGFVGLLLDRIFGLLQTWVSFGQQR; this is encoded by the coding sequence ATGGCTAATACACTATCGCAACGCCGTAAATCCGCACCCATCTGGCTTAATAATAACGTACGAGCATTTGTGCTATTTCTGATTTTACTACTGTTATTTCTGGGAGTTTGGGAACTCGGAGCACAGCTAAATATCTTCTCGCAACTCGTGCCATCGGCAAGTCAAACATTGCAAGCCTTTTGGGGCTGGGTTTCTGACCCATTTTTTGACTATGGTCCTAATGATAAAGGCATTGGCTGGCACGTACTTTCAAGTTTAAGAAGAGTCGTTACAGGCTTTTTGATTGGTTCGGCGATCGCAATTCCTCTAGGTATCTTAATCGGACTATCTGACGTCGTTTCTAAAGCTATTGACCCTTATATTCAAGTTCTCAAACCCGTCTCACCGCTTGCATGGCTGCCGCTAGGACTTGGTTTACTCAAAGATTCAGAAAACACCGCCTTATTTGTTATCGCGATTACGAGCCTTTGGCCTACACTTATCAATACTAAATTTGGCGTGAGTAACGTCGATCCTGCCGTACTTAATGTTGCACGTACCTTAGGGGCTTCGCGCTGGCGCGCAATTTGGAAGGTTATTCTTCCTGCTGCTGCGCCTAGTATTGTTGCTGGACTGCGCATCAGTATTGGTATTGCTTGGTTAGTCATTGTTGCAGCAGAAATCCTAGTTGGTGGAACCGGAGTCGGCTACTTTATTTGGAACGAGTGGAACAACCTAGAAATTACAAGTATCCTCACCGCAATTATTGTGATTGGATTCGTTGGGTTACTGCTAGACCGCATATTTGGATTGCTGCAAACCTGGGTTTCGTTTGGACAGCAAAGATAG
- a CDS encoding F0F1 ATP synthase subunit B, with translation METFLLLMAEASAVNAELAEGNHGFGLNFDILETNLINLVIIIGVLFFFGRKVVGKTLSDRRERIEAAIVSAQKRATDAKAALEEQQQKLAQAQAEAEKIRNNAQENAKVAREKILATAATDIERMKETASQDLNAERDRAIAQLRQRVVSMALEKVESQLQTGVDNETQQKLIDRSIALLGGPS, from the coding sequence ATGGAAACTTTTTTATTGTTGATGGCAGAAGCCAGCGCTGTGAATGCTGAATTGGCAGAAGGGAATCACGGTTTTGGGTTAAATTTCGACATTTTAGAAACAAACCTAATTAACCTTGTGATTATTATTGGTGTGTTGTTTTTCTTCGGGCGAAAAGTCGTCGGGAAAACATTAAGCGATCGCCGCGAACGCATCGAAGCCGCAATTGTCAGCGCGCAAAAACGTGCAACTGATGCTAAAGCAGCACTCGAAGAACAACAACAGAAGCTGGCTCAGGCGCAAGCGGAAGCCGAAAAAATCCGCAATAATGCCCAAGAAAACGCCAAAGTCGCTAGGGAAAAAATCTTAGCAACAGCAGCAACTGACATTGAACGCATGAAGGAAACCGCAAGTCAAGACTTAAATGCGGAACGCGATCGGGCGATCGCGCAACTGCGTCAACGAGTAGTCTCAATGGCATTGGAAAAGGTCGAATCCCAGCTACAAACTGGTGTAGACAACGAAACGCAGCAAAAATTAATTGACCGCAGTATCGCGCTGTTGGGAGGTCCTTCATGA
- a CDS encoding sulfurtransferase translates to MMEVKPLISPQELANLLEQQSVVVIDTRAPEEYAISHIPQAVNLREIFTYLATSTPEGLASLRSQFTELLGAAGIAGTEHIIIYEDALNTGYGQSCRGYFLLKYFGCPQISVLHGGYQAWLAAGLPTTTEIPTTENKAFTLNVDSSIMVTTAEMLQALNNPAIIKLDVRDADEWRGESSSPYGVDFCPRKGRIPGAVWIEWYRMMEPDSKTPMFRPSNEIMEICQEVGITPDSTVYVYCFKGSRASNTLIALKEAGIKDVRNYFASWNEWSRDPSLPIETGDPSQTKMPVQV, encoded by the coding sequence ATGATGGAAGTCAAACCTCTAATCTCGCCACAAGAACTAGCAAATCTTTTAGAGCAACAATCTGTTGTTGTTATAGATACTCGCGCACCTGAAGAGTATGCTATTTCGCACATTCCGCAAGCGGTAAATCTACGTGAAATTTTTACTTACTTAGCAACTTCCACTCCGGAGGGATTAGCAAGTTTGCGATCGCAGTTTACCGAACTTTTAGGAGCAGCGGGAATCGCTGGCACAGAACATATCATTATCTACGAAGATGCGCTCAACACTGGCTACGGACAATCGTGTCGAGGATACTTTTTATTAAAATACTTCGGCTGCCCTCAAATCTCCGTATTACACGGTGGCTATCAAGCATGGCTAGCAGCAGGCTTACCAACTACGACAGAAATACCCACAACTGAAAACAAAGCTTTCACTCTCAATGTCGATTCCTCAATTATGGTCACGACAGCAGAAATGCTGCAAGCATTAAATAATCCAGCAATTATCAAGCTTGATGTTAGAGATGCAGATGAATGGAGAGGAGAAAGTTCTTCACCGTATGGCGTAGACTTTTGTCCACGTAAAGGTAGAATCCCTGGTGCAGTGTGGATTGAATGGTATCGGATGATGGAACCTGATTCAAAAACTCCGATGTTCCGTCCTAGCAATGAGATTATGGAAATTTGTCAAGAAGTTGGTATTACTCCAGATTCAACAGTATACGTATACTGCTTTAAAGGATCGCGAGCATCAAACACACTGATCGCATTGAAAGAAGCCGGAATCAAAGACGTACGCAACTACTTTGCTTCTTGGAATGAGTGGTCGCGCGATCCATCATTACCTATTGAAACAGGAGATCCAAGCCAGACCAAGATGCCCGTACAAGTTTAA
- the atpE gene encoding ATP synthase F0 subunit C — protein MDPLISAASVLAAALAVGLAAIGPGIGQGNAAGQAVEGIARQPEAEGKIRGTLLLSLAFMEALTIYGLVVALVLLFANPFS, from the coding sequence ATGGATCCATTAATTTCTGCTGCTTCAGTTCTAGCCGCTGCTCTTGCTGTAGGGTTAGCTGCTATCGGTCCTGGAATTGGTCAAGGAAATGCAGCAGGTCAGGCTGTAGAAGGAATTGCCCGTCAGCCAGAAGCAGAAGGTAAAATTCGCGGTACGCTGCTGTTGAGCTTGGCATTCATGGAAGCGCTAACAATTTACGGTCTGGTTGTTGCCCTCGTATTATTATTCGCCAACCCATTCTCGTAA
- the atpA gene encoding F0F1 ATP synthase subunit alpha produces MISIRPDEISSIIQQQIEQYDQEVKVANVGTVLQVGDGIARIYGLEKAMAGELLEFEDGTVGVALNLEEDNVGAVLIGEGREIQEGSSVTATGKIAQVPVGEAMIGRVIDALGRPIDGKGDIQTSESRLIESPAPGIVARRSVYEPLQTGITAIDAMIPIGRGQRELIIGDRQTGKTAIAIDTILNQKGGDVICVYVAIGQKASTVANVVNVLQERGALDYTIVVAANANDPAPLQWLAPYAGASMAEYFMYKGRATLVIYDDLSKQAQAYRQMSLLLRRPPGREAYPGDVFYLHSRLLERAAKLSDELGGGSMTALPIIETQAGDVSAYIPTNVISITDGQIFLSADLFNSGIRPAINPGISVSRVGSAAQTKAMKKVAGKLKLELAQFDDLQAFAQFASDLDKATQDQLARGERLRELLKQPQYSPLAVYEQVALLYAGINGYLDDIAADKVTSFTKGLREYIKTSKPQFGDIVQKEKQLTDDAEKLLKEALTEYKQTFLAAA; encoded by the coding sequence ATGATCAGCATTAGACCTGACGAAATTAGCAGCATTATTCAACAGCAAATTGAGCAATACGACCAAGAAGTCAAAGTTGCTAACGTTGGTACCGTACTGCAAGTAGGAGACGGTATTGCCAGAATCTATGGCTTGGAAAAAGCTATGGCGGGAGAACTTTTAGAATTTGAAGACGGTACCGTTGGCGTAGCGCTGAACCTCGAAGAAGACAACGTAGGTGCAGTGCTGATTGGCGAAGGTCGCGAAATTCAAGAAGGTAGTTCCGTAACCGCAACCGGAAAAATCGCTCAAGTACCAGTAGGCGAAGCGATGATTGGGCGCGTTATTGATGCTTTAGGTCGCCCCATTGACGGAAAAGGAGATATTCAAACCTCTGAAAGTCGCTTGATTGAATCTCCTGCACCTGGAATCGTTGCTCGTCGTTCGGTCTACGAACCATTGCAAACAGGAATTACCGCGATCGATGCGATGATTCCAATTGGTCGCGGTCAGCGCGAACTGATCATCGGCGATCGCCAAACCGGAAAAACCGCGATCGCTATAGATACAATTCTTAACCAAAAAGGCGGCGACGTTATCTGTGTCTATGTTGCGATCGGTCAAAAAGCCTCGACAGTAGCAAACGTGGTTAACGTGCTACAAGAAAGAGGTGCGCTCGATTACACCATCGTTGTTGCGGCGAATGCTAATGACCCCGCGCCCTTACAGTGGTTAGCGCCCTATGCCGGTGCCAGCATGGCAGAGTACTTTATGTACAAAGGCAGGGCAACACTAGTAATCTACGACGACCTTTCCAAGCAAGCTCAAGCTTATCGTCAAATGTCCTTGCTACTGCGCCGCCCACCAGGTCGGGAAGCTTATCCAGGTGATGTATTCTACCTCCACTCACGCTTACTTGAAAGAGCCGCGAAACTCAGTGACGAACTTGGCGGCGGTAGTATGACTGCACTACCAATTATTGAAACGCAAGCTGGTGACGTATCCGCATACATTCCAACAAACGTTATTTCGATCACAGACGGACAAATCTTCCTATCTGCTGACTTGTTTAACTCTGGTATTCGTCCAGCGATTAACCCTGGAATCTCAGTATCGCGCGTAGGCTCTGCTGCTCAAACTAAAGCAATGAAGAAAGTTGCAGGTAAGCTGAAGCTTGAACTTGCGCAGTTTGACGACCTGCAAGCTTTTGCCCAATTTGCCTCTGACTTAGATAAGGCAACACAAGACCAACTAGCTCGTGGTGAACGCTTGCGCGAACTGTTGAAACAGCCGCAATACTCGCCACTCGCCGTGTACGAGCAAGTTGCCCTACTGTATGCCGGAATCAACGGCTATCTCGATGATATTGCAGCAGACAAGGTTACTAGCTTCACCAAAGGTCTGCGCGAATACATAAAAACAAGTAAACCGCAGTTTGGCGATATCGTCCAGAAAGAGAAGCAATTGACCGATGATGCAGAAAAACTGCTTAAAGAAGCACTAACAGAGTATAAACAAACATTCTTGGCAGCTGCCTAA